The nucleotide sequence AGGCGACCCCGCCCGCCAAGGGCACGGTCGAGGTGGTGCGCACCGTGGCCGAGGGCCTGGACACCCCGTGGGGTCTCGCCCCGCTCCCCGAAGGGGGCCTGCTGGTCGCCTCACGCGACGCGGGGACGATCACCCGGGTGGACACCGGGACGGGCAGGAAGACGGAGCTGGGCGAGGTGCCCGGGGTCTCGGCGGCCGGCGAGGGCGGTCTGCTGGGCCTCGCGCTCTCCCCCGACTACGCCTCGGACCGCATGGTCTACGCGTACGTCACCTCTGCCTCGGACAACCGGGTCCTGCGCATGATCTACGACCCCGCCCGGCCCGCGGGCGATCAGCTGGGGGCACCCGACACGGTCTTCAAGGGCATCCCGAAGGGCATGATCCACAACGGTGGCCGGATCGCCTTCGGCCCCGACCGGCTGCTCTACGTCGGCACGGGCGAGACCGGCGACCGGGGGCTCGCGCAGGACAAGAAGTCCCTGGGCGGCAAGATCCTGCGGCTGACCCCGGAGGGCGACCCCGCCCCCGGCAACCCCTTCCCGGACTCCGCGGTGTACTCGTACGGCCACCGCAACGTGCAGGGGCTGGCCTGGGACTCCCGGCAGCGCCTGTTCGCCTCGGAGTTCGGCCAGGACACGTGGGACGAGCTGAACGCGATCGAGCCCGGCGCCGACTACGGCTGGCCGACGGCCGAGGGCAGCTCCGGGGACGCGCGGTTCCGCGATCCGATCGCCCAGTGGCACACCGACGACGCCTCCCCCAGCGGTGTCGCCTACGCGCAGGGCTCGATCTGGACGGCCGGGCTCAAGGGGCAGCGTCTGTGGCGGGTGCCGCTCAAGGGCACGGCCGCCTCCGCCGACCCGCAGGCCTTCCTGAAGGGCGAGTACGGGCGGCTGCGCACCGTGGTGGCGGCCGGGGGCGACAGGCTGTGGGTCACCACCAGCAACACGGACGGCCGGGGCGACCCGAAGAAGGGGGACGACCGCATCCTGGAGCTGAAGGTGAGCTGAGGCGGGCGGTCCCGGCTCACCCCGGCCGGTCCGCCTGCTCCGGATCCTCCGGTCCTCCCGCTTCCGCCGGTCCTCCCGGCTCGGAGGGCCGCACCACGACCCTCCCGGACGCGAGGTCTATCGGCCCGCGCCCGGGGTCGCCGTCCCCGACGTCCTCCCGGGTCAGTTCCAGCCGGTTCTGCTCGTCCCGGGTGTGCTTGCGGCCCGGCGCGAAGAGGTCCTCGAAGGCGTTGAACATGCGTTCTCCCTTGTGGGCTGACCTCATTGTCGCGCGGTGAGCCGTTCCCCGGCCTCCGGCGGGAACAGCCCCAGCCGGTGGGCCACGGCCGCGGCCTCGCCGCGCCCCGAGACGTCGAGCTTGGAGAGGATGTTCGACACGTGCACGCTCGCCGTCTTCGGGGAGATGAACAGCACCTCGGCGATCTGCCGGTTGGTGCGCCCGGCGGAGACCAGCCGCAGGACGTCGCGTTCGCGGCCCGTCAGCCCCAGGGTCGCCAGCGGGTCCGGGGGACCGGCCGGCGCGCTCACCGGGGCCTCGGCGGGAGCCGGGGACAGCCGGGCACGCCGGCCGAGGAGGGTCACGGCCTCGGTGAGGGGGCGGGCGCCCAGGTGGGCGGCGACCGCGCGGACGAGCCTCAGCAGCTCTGCGGCCCGTTCGCGTTCGTCGTCGCCGCCGCGGCCGAGCAGGGACTCGGCCAGTCGCAGGCGGGTGCGGGCCAGGTCGTAGGGGCGCTCCAGGCATTCGAAGGCCGCGACCGTCTCGGCCCAGTCGTCCGGGTCCATGCGGCCCTCGGCGCGCAGGAGTTCGGCCCGCACCCAGCGTTCGTGGGCGTGCCAGACGGGTGCGATCGTGGCGAGCTTCTTCGCGGCCGCGCGGATGAGGTCGAGGACGGCGGCGCGGCCCGGGTCGGCGGCGTTCGACGCGCGGGCGTCGCTCTCGGCACCGGCGGCGGCGAGCAGCAGCGGCCAGGCGTAGCGCTGGGTGCCGGGCTGGAGATCGTGTCCGAGGGCGCGGCCGACGTGGGCGCGGGCGTCCGCGAGCCGGCCCTGCGCCGCGGCGAGCGTGATGGCGAGACGGTGGAGCGGCAGCCGGTTCTGGGGGGCGTTGTCGTGGGGGCCGTAGAGGTGGTGTGCGGCGGTGAGCCGGCGGTCCGCCTCGGCGAGGTCGCCGCGGGAGAGGGCGAGTTCGGCGAGCTGGGTGGCGTGCCAGCCGCGGACCGAGGCTCCGAGGCCCACCCGTCCTGCCGCGGCGCAGGCCCGGTCGGCCTCCTCCCAGCGGCCGAGGGAGAACAGGGACTCGGAGAGGTTGCCCCACACCCAGGCCTGCGCGTCGGGCGGTCCGTGGTGCCGGGCGAAGGCCAGTCCCTCCTCCAGGACGGGGACGGCCTCGCGGGAGCGCCCGACCGCCTCCAGTTCGGCGGGCAGGTTGACGAAGGCGTTCAGCGCGACGGCGGGCGTGTCCTCGGCGAGCGCCCGTTCCCTGACCTCGCGCAGCTCCGCGAGTCCGGCCTCGATGTGTCCGGCGTCGACCATGAGGACGCCGAGGACCTGGCGGGCGTCGAGTTCGGTCTCCCGGGCGCCGATCATGCGGGCGTACTCCACGGCCCGTTCGGCGGCTCCGTAGGCCTCGGGGCCGGGGACGTTCACCAGGGACCAGCACGCGAGGTGGGTGAGCACCTCGGCGTGGACCTCGTTGGGCGGCAGGCCGCGCAGCAGTTCCTGGGCGGTGAGCAGTTCCTCGCGGCCGCTGCCCCGGCCCAGGGAGTGCGTCAGCCGGGAGCACTGCAACCAGAACCACGCGGCCCGCAGGGGGTCGTCCTCCTCCTGGAGCAGGCGCAGCGCACGCTTGGTGATCTTCAGTGCGCGTTCGCGTTCGCCGCAGTAGCGGCCCGCGACGGCGGCCTCGGCCATCAGGTCGAGGTAGCGCAGCGGGGTGGCGGCCGGATCCCCGCCGTCGGCGGTCCCCCCGGGCCGCGCGGGCGGTACGGGAAAACGACCCCCGGTGTGGTCTGCGGCGCGCAGCGTGGCCCTGACGTCCTCGGGCACGGCCTCCCACAGCTCCATCGCCCTTTCCAGCAGCCGCAGTTGCTCGCTGTAGGCGCGCCGGGAGCGGGCCTCGGCGGAGGCGTCGAGCACGGCGGGGAGGGCTCGGGCCGGGTCGTGGGCGTGGTACCAGTAGCTGGCCAGCCGCATGACCCGTTCGTCGGCGGGGACGAGGTTCGGGTCGGCCTGGAGGGCTTCGGCGTAACGGCGGTTGAGGCGTGAGCGTTCGCCGGGCAGCAGGTCGTCGCTGACGGCCTCGCGGACCAGGGAGTGCCGGAAGCGGTAGCCGTCGCCGTCGGGGGTGGCGAGCAGGATGTTGGCGCCGACCGCGGCGCGCAGGGCCTCGATCAGCTCGTCCTCGGCGAGCCGGGCGACCGCGGCGATCAGCGGGTACTCGACGGCGGAGCCGCCCTCGGCGACGATCCTGGCGACCGTCTGCGTGCTCTCGGGCAGCGCCTCGACCCGGACGAGCAGCAGGTCGCGCAGGGTGTCGGTGAGGCCGGTGCAGCAGCCCTCGTGGGCCGCCACGGCGAGTTCCTCGACGAAGAAGGCGTTGCCGTCTGAGCGGTCGA is from Streptomyces asoensis and encodes:
- a CDS encoding PQQ-dependent sugar dehydrogenase; the encoded protein is MIVRRRAVSAVLAASALLVTAGCSSGAGGPSAPSADASPSRTAAQTSPAAEATPPAKGTVEVVRTVAEGLDTPWGLAPLPEGGLLVASRDAGTITRVDTGTGRKTELGEVPGVSAAGEGGLLGLALSPDYASDRMVYAYVTSASDNRVLRMIYDPARPAGDQLGAPDTVFKGIPKGMIHNGGRIAFGPDRLLYVGTGETGDRGLAQDKKSLGGKILRLTPEGDPAPGNPFPDSAVYSYGHRNVQGLAWDSRQRLFASEFGQDTWDELNAIEPGADYGWPTAEGSSGDARFRDPIAQWHTDDASPSGVAYAQGSIWTAGLKGQRLWRVPLKGTAASADPQAFLKGEYGRLRTVVAAGGDRLWVTTSNTDGRGDPKKGDDRILELKVS
- a CDS encoding DUF6191 domain-containing protein, giving the protein MFNAFEDLFAPGRKHTRDEQNRLELTREDVGDGDPGRGPIDLASGRVVVRPSEPGGPAEAGGPEDPEQADRPG
- a CDS encoding helix-turn-helix transcriptional regulator, with the protein product MLAPVENRSVSPVFVGRSEESGTLDEALARAAAGEPQALLIGGEAGVGKTRLVEEFTAAAGRGGAVVAVGGCVEIGADGLPFAPFSTALRALRRALPDELAAAAAGQEEELARLLPELRGTDPARRHDGEGTAHLFELTVRLLERVAARRTVVVALEDLHWADASTRHLLSYLVRTLRTGRLVVLATYRSDDIHRRHPLRPLLAELDRLRTVRRLELARFTRDEVGRQIAGIIAAEPDPAQVDAIFDRSDGNAFFVEELAVAAHEGCCTGLTDTLRDLLLVRVEALPESTQTVARIVAEGGSAVEYPLIAAVARLAEDELIEALRAAVGANILLATPDGDGYRFRHSLVREAVSDDLLPGERSRLNRRYAEALQADPNLVPADERVMRLASYWYHAHDPARALPAVLDASAEARSRRAYSEQLRLLERAMELWEAVPEDVRATLRAADHTGGRFPVPPARPGGTADGGDPAATPLRYLDLMAEAAVAGRYCGERERALKITKRALRLLQEEDDPLRAAWFWLQCSRLTHSLGRGSGREELLTAQELLRGLPPNEVHAEVLTHLACWSLVNVPGPEAYGAAERAVEYARMIGARETELDARQVLGVLMVDAGHIEAGLAELREVRERALAEDTPAVALNAFVNLPAELEAVGRSREAVPVLEEGLAFARHHGPPDAQAWVWGNLSESLFSLGRWEEADRACAAAGRVGLGASVRGWHATQLAELALSRGDLAEADRRLTAAHHLYGPHDNAPQNRLPLHRLAITLAAAQGRLADARAHVGRALGHDLQPGTQRYAWPLLLAAAGAESDARASNAADPGRAAVLDLIRAAAKKLATIAPVWHAHERWVRAELLRAEGRMDPDDWAETVAAFECLERPYDLARTRLRLAESLLGRGGDDERERAAELLRLVRAVAAHLGARPLTEAVTLLGRRARLSPAPAEAPVSAPAGPPDPLATLGLTGRERDVLRLVSAGRTNRQIAEVLFISPKTASVHVSNILSKLDVSGRGEAAAVAHRLGLFPPEAGERLTARQ